The genomic region CGAAAGCCCCGAAGAGATGGCCGTGCCGCGAGGTCCGCTCGACAACATCAACGACGGTGAATATGGCACCGACGGTTGGGCTGGCAAAAAGCCCGAAGGCAGCGATGACTATCCGTGGGTGACCTTTACGTTCAAAGAAGCTCGTGACATCAACCGGATTCGCATGAGTTCGAATCGCGGCGATTTCCTTGAAACGGACTATTTGACCGGGTTGAATTTCGTCTATGTCGATCCTTACATCGTCGAGGTGCAAACCGAAGACGGCCAATGGAAACAGGTTGCGGGAACGAAACACTTTCAATCACTCGACAAACAGCACCCATCGCGCACCGCGATCAGCAAAGAACTGCAACAATTGATTGAACTCGCCAACGAAGAAGGCCCCAAACCAAGTTTTGTCGGTCGCTTCGTCAAACCAGTGACGACATTTGTGTTCCGACGCGGTAGCCCTGAAACCCCAGGCGAAGAGGTTCCGCCGGCTGGATTGAGCGAGCTCGAAGGCGATCTAGGACTCCAGTCCGATTCGCCGGGCAAGCAGCGTCGTAAGGCGTTTGCCCAGTGGCTTACCGACCCCGAACATCCGTTAACCGCTCGAGTGGCGGTGAATCGGTTCTGGCATCACGTCTTTGGCCAAGGCATCGTGGCGACGACCGCTGATTTTGGTGCTGCCGGAGCCCAACCGACCCATCCTGAACTGTTGGATTGGTTGGCAGCCGAGTTCGTCAATCCCGCCCTAACCCATTACCGCGGCGGCGATACAGCGGATTCGTCACAACGCGATCATAACGACGACTCGCCCGATCGCACTCGTTCCGCTTGGTCGATGAAACATATGATCCGGTTGATGGTGATGTCAAAAGCGTTCCGACAATCCAGTCTGCCGCGAGAGGAAGGACTGGACGTCGATGCGGGTTCGGCACTGCTATGGCGTTTTCCTCCGAAACGCGTCGAAGCCGAAGTGATTCGCGATTCAATCCTGCAAGCGTCGGGTGTATTGGACACGGCGTTGGGTGGCCGAAGCTTCCGCATTCACAACGTCAAACAAAAGTACTCGCAGTGGGAAATCGTCGATAACCATGGACCGGAAACATGGCGACGGATGATTTATCAGGAGCGGATGCGGCGTGTCGACGACCAGATGTTTACTGCGTTTGATTTCCCCGATTGTGGACAGGTGCAAGCAAAGCGGCCGGTCTCCACGACTCCGCTGCAAGCATTGAATCTGTTGAACAGCGATTTCGTGATCGATCAATCGCGACGCATCGCCAAGCGGGCAGAAAAAGAGAGCCGAGGTGACGTGGCCGAAGCGGTACGGCGATGCTTCGAGTTGCTTTTAACCCGCGAACCGACGTCGGATGAACTTGACGCCAGTTTGGATTTGGCAAAACAGCACGATCTAGCGATGGTTTGTCGCTCGCTGATCAACGCCAACGAATTTGCATTTTTGCCGTAAATCGCAATGCGACGGCTACGGAACTGGGGGATCCCCGCCATGACCGCGGTGGACAGAACCGCTTTGAGCTTCGATTGGAACCACACACCCAAAAACTTGATGCGAGAACGAAATAATGAGTAATCCTGAAAAACTATCACCGCTTGGACGTCGTCTACTGGATCGCCGCGGTTTCCTGCACACCGCAGGACTCTCGACCAGTGCGATGGCGCTTGCGAGTCTTCTACAGCAGGACGGTTTGTTGGCGTCCGACAATACGGCCGCATTTGGGAACAAACCCATTCGTCCGGTCATCGACCCGAGTCGTCCGTACGCCGCTCGCCCGCCCCATTTCCCAATGCCCGCAAAACAGGTGTTGGTGATCTATCTGCCTGGAGCCGTTAGCCATGTCGACACGTTTGACTACAAACCCGAACTCGCCAAGTTGCATGGTCAAAAACCACCGGGCATTCCCGCGGTGACGTTCGAAGGCCCGACTGGCAACATCGCCAAGCCGTTTTGGGATTTCAAGCCTCGCGGAGAATCGGGCAAGATGGTTTCGGACTTGTTGCCTCATTTGGCGCAGCACGTCGACGACTTTTGTTTCTTTCACGCGTTGACGACCGACACCAGTGCTCATCCGCAGGGCGAGAACTTTATGAACACTGGGTTCACGATGGAAGGGTTCCCATCGTTTGGGGCTTGGGTCACCTACGCTCTTGGAACCGAGAACGAAGAACTGCCTTCGTTTGTTGCGATCAATGACCCGCGAGGGATGGCGAGAAGCGGCAAGAACAATTTTGGGAACGGATTTTTGCCGGCCGCGTTTCAAGGAACCGATTTCAGTGCGACGACGCCCCCGAATAATTTGCATCGTCCTGAATCGCTCACCCGCGCCGCCGATCGCGGCACGATCGATCTGTTGCAGCGACTCAACGCACGGCACTTGAACAAGTATCCCGAGGACGCTGATTTGGCCGGACGAATTGCTAGCTACGAATTGGCGGGCAAGATGCAAACCACCGTGCCCGATGTGATGGACATCTCCGGTGAAACTGCCGCGACGCTGAAAGCCTATGGCGTCGAGGGCGGCAGCAAACTACGAGGCGAATATGCCCAGAACTGCATCTTGGCTCGTCGGTTACTCGAAAAGGGAGTCCGCGTCGTCCAATTGTTCAACGGCAGCGATCCCTCGGGCGGAAACGGCATTACCAACTGGGACTCTCATTCGGACATCGAGAAAACGCATGCGATGCAGGCGGAGATCATGGATCAACCGACCGCGGCCCTGTTCGCCGATCTGAAGCAACGCGGAATGCTCGAAAACACGCTGGTGGTTTGGGCCACCGAATTTGGACGGATGCCATTTTTGCAAGGCAACGGTACTGGACGTGACCACAACCCAAGTGCGTTTACTTGCTTCTTGGCTGGAGCGGGGGTCAAGAAGGGATTCAGCTACGGCGAAAGCGACGAATTTGGCTTCAAAGCTGCAATCAACCTGACAACGGTTTACGACTTCAACGCAACACTGTTGCATTTGATGGGGCTCAATCACGAACGTTTGACCTTCTATCACAACGGGATCGAGCGGCGGCTTACCAACGTGCATGGACACGTCGTGCACGACGTCTTGGCGTAACCAGTCTTGGCGTAACCAGTCTTGGCGTAACCAGTCTTGGCGTAACGTCATCCGATTTCCCTCGGATGACAGCTTCTCGTGTTGGATGATGCCGAATACATGCGGCTGATGATCAAATTTTAATCGCAGCTTCCCTTCCTTTATCTATTGGACTTCGTTGCACATGTCCTCCTTCGCCACGAATAAATCCGTAGTCATGACGATTGCCGTCTTGCTCGTTCTCGCCGGATTGAAATCAGCCATCGCGGCAGAACCGCCACGACCGAATATTGTTTTGATCATGTGTGATGAT from Novipirellula caenicola harbors:
- a CDS encoding DUF1553 domain-containing protein, whose product is MIIQHHSILVRMLLAAVISVAFLNTTTYGDEIDFQRDIQPIFNESCVDCHGPDEQESNFRVDSRVALLKGGDYGDPGIVPGNAASSLLISAVSYEDPDLQMPPDEKLSDEKIALLREWVKQGAVWPGQMEAKVVREKSDHWSFQPVVRPEIPSVATKVNSAATVSSKHAVEPSPIDSFLLNRLHNEGLSYSEPADPRSLIRRVSIVLTGLAPTPEQVESFVSAFGQDADAAYSELVERLLDSPHFGERWAQHWLDVIRWAETNGSESNMYRKNAWIYRDYVIRAFNEDKPYDQFLFEQIAGDTVGQGDATGYLVSGPHVPAATVGQEPTARRQARADRMDEILQTVGASAMGMTIGCARCHNHKFDPISIKDYYSMAAVFQDIEFGSRFPELADTHPRKVRGKELYSQINQLRQRLRSMGPWDEHWIGFKEVRFPETQTQAVRLTFTKNAVRVDELEIFGSQERGRNFALASEGTKIESPEEMAVPRGPLDNINDGEYGTDGWAGKKPEGSDDYPWVTFTFKEARDINRIRMSSNRGDFLETDYLTGLNFVYVDPYIVEVQTEDGQWKQVAGTKHFQSLDKQHPSRTAISKELQQLIELANEEGPKPSFVGRFVKPVTTFVFRRGSPETPGEEVPPAGLSELEGDLGLQSDSPGKQRRKAFAQWLTDPEHPLTARVAVNRFWHHVFGQGIVATTADFGAAGAQPTHPELLDWLAAEFVNPALTHYRGGDTADSSQRDHNDDSPDRTRSAWSMKHMIRLMVMSKAFRQSSLPREEGLDVDAGSALLWRFPPKRVEAEVIRDSILQASGVLDTALGGRSFRIHNVKQKYSQWEIVDNHGPETWRRMIYQERMRRVDDQMFTAFDFPDCGQVQAKRPVSTTPLQALNLLNSDFVIDQSRRIAKRAEKESRGDVAEAVRRCFELLLTREPTSDELDASLDLAKQHDLAMVCRSLINANEFAFLP
- a CDS encoding DUF1501 domain-containing protein, with protein sequence MSNPEKLSPLGRRLLDRRGFLHTAGLSTSAMALASLLQQDGLLASDNTAAFGNKPIRPVIDPSRPYAARPPHFPMPAKQVLVIYLPGAVSHVDTFDYKPELAKLHGQKPPGIPAVTFEGPTGNIAKPFWDFKPRGESGKMVSDLLPHLAQHVDDFCFFHALTTDTSAHPQGENFMNTGFTMEGFPSFGAWVTYALGTENEELPSFVAINDPRGMARSGKNNFGNGFLPAAFQGTDFSATTPPNNLHRPESLTRAADRGTIDLLQRLNARHLNKYPEDADLAGRIASYELAGKMQTTVPDVMDISGETAATLKAYGVEGGSKLRGEYAQNCILARRLLEKGVRVVQLFNGSDPSGGNGITNWDSHSDIEKTHAMQAEIMDQPTAALFADLKQRGMLENTLVVWATEFGRMPFLQGNGTGRDHNPSAFTCFLAGAGVKKGFSYGESDEFGFKAAINLTTVYDFNATLLHLMGLNHERLTFYHNGIERRLTNVHGHVVHDVLA